The Pelmatolapia mariae isolate MD_Pm_ZW linkage group LG10_11, Pm_UMD_F_2, whole genome shotgun sequence genome includes a region encoding these proteins:
- the LOC134637363 gene encoding sterile alpha motif domain-containing protein 3-like isoform X2 produces the protein MAAMVKLRIIFSENDSRRLILPNGMPESVSELVQQIKGQCGVNGDFRLQFMDAEFGNEFTNLESMSDIQDKSTIKVIFSSVTPVEPGEPLLPLYSSAATSRTLDDSSSLSSPGNSFDTDILSSPESTSSRATAWPDVFPIPRFSYDTQLQLDRANATFKESGALLNPDHKIKSAILDGLAETIVQYKVYLSDREFDEVAEALVTTHPCLKEPGSVTGYGGWKTSLKYKLANYRTKLRRLGCPEVTVNSLKHKPDGKCTPAYGVKKPKKAEVNYCPTYPAGETAETLEEIRVDLLSEVKKKNNDHRVAAMMEKTFALRRQEVVREAPMIAEFKMRWPALFHVCEVSAEFKRITTIHLQSKFFSQLDSYSANLMKIYAKKGGVQGRKIKTIMAPATQTAAVEVRRECILKGLCVYLNEDPEKLVKDYLDVDKSIATAIAETVFGICVIRSEGAEPGDDPQDVMIVLEGVEVMACLYPVLLLSPQPVAADGPAPP, from the exons ATGGCTGCAATGGTGAAACTCAGAATCATTTTCTCCGAAAATGATTCCCGGAGATTGATCCTTCCAAATGGGATGCCAGAGTCTGTCAGTGAGCTAGTTCAGCAGATAAAGGGACAGTGTGGAGTTAATGGGGACTTCAGGCTTCAGTTCATGGATGCAGAATTTGGGAATGAATTCACCAACTTGGAGTCAATGTCGGACATCCAGGACAAAAGTACCATCAAGGTCATCTTTAGCTCAGTTACACCTGTCGAGCCTGGTGAGCCACTGCTCCCTCTTTACTCATCTGCTGCCACTTCCCGCACTCTAGATGACTCCTCATCCCTTTCATCTCCTGGGAACTCATTTGATACAGACATATTGTCTTCTCCTGAATCTACATCCTCAAGAGCCACTGCATGGCCCGATGTCTTCCCCATTCCCCGGTTCTCTTATGATACTCAACTACAGCTGGACAGGGCCAATGCTACTTTCAAAGAATCTGGAGCTTTATTGAATCCTGATCATAAAATTAAGTCTGCCATTCTTGATGGTTTAGCTGAAACAATTGTTCAGTACAAGGTCTACCTCTCTGACAGGGAGTTTGATGAGGTCGCAGAAGCTCTTGTAACAACCCATCCATGTTTGAAAGAGCCTGGTTCAGTCACTGGATATGGCGGATGGAAAACAAGCTTGAAGTATAAACTTGCTAACTACCGAACTAAGCTTAGACGGCTTGGATGCCCTGAAGTTACTGTGAATTCCTTAAAACATAAACCTGATGGCAAATGTACTCCTGCGTATGGCGTGAAGAAGCCaaaaaaagctgaagtgaaTTACTGCCCCACTTATCCAGCTGGTGAAACTGCAGAGACACTAGAAGAAATCAGAGTGGACCTCCTGTCagaagttaagaaaaaaaacaatgaccACAGGGTGGCTGCAATGATGGAGAAGACCTTTGCTCTCAGAAGGCAAGAGGTAGTACGTGAAGCACCGATGATCGCTGAATTCAAAATGAGGTGGCCAGCTCTCTTCCATGTGTGTGAG GTGAGTGCAGAATTCAAGAGGATTACAACCATCCATTTGCAGTCCAAGTTCTTCTCCCAGCTGGATAGTTATTCGGCAAACCTTATGAAGATATATGCCAAGAAGGGTGGAGTACAAGGGCGAAAAATTAAGACCATCATGGCACCTGCAACCCAG ACTGCTGCTGTTGAAGTCAGAAGAGAATGCATCCTCAAAGGTCTTTGCGTGTACCTGAATGAAGATCCAGAGAAGCTGGTGAAGGATTACCTG GACGTTGATAAAAGCATCGCCACTGCCATAGCAGAGACCGTCTTTGGAATCTGTGTGATTCGATCAGAGGGTGCGGAGCCTGGCGATGACCCTCAGGATGTTATGATTGTTCTAGAGGGGGTGGAAGTGATGG catgtctttatcctgtatTACTTCtgtcaccccaaccggttgcagcagatggccccgcccctccctga
- the LOC134637363 gene encoding sterile alpha motif domain-containing protein 3-like isoform X1 translates to MAAMVKLRIIFSENDSRRLILPNGMPESVSELVQQIKGQCGVNGDFRLQFMDAEFGNEFTNLESMSDIQDKSTIKVIFSSVTPVEPGEPLLPLYSSAATSRTLDDSSSLSSPGNSFDTDILSSPESTSSRATAWPDVFPIPRFSYDTQLQLDRANATFKESGALLNPDHKIKSAILDGLAETIVQYKVYLSDREFDEVAEALVTTHPCLKEPGSVTGYGGWKTSLKYKLANYRTKLRRLGCPEVTVNSLKHKPDGKCTPAYGVKKPKKAEVNYCPTYPAGETAETLEEIRVDLLSEVKKKNNDHRVAAMMEKTFALRRQEVVREAPMIAEFKMRWPALFHVCEVSAEFKRITTIHLQSKFFSQLDSYSANLMKIYAKKGGVQGRKIKTIMAPATQTAAVEVRRECILKGLCVYLNEDPEKLVKDYLDVDKSIATAIAETVFGICVIRSEGAEPGDDPQDVMIVLEGVEVMGELGNVAFAVAMLLGLVYSLNLSYPPELRYTFEVLQKILMELDAHKLSNKVQVLKTLLSR, encoded by the exons ATGGCTGCAATGGTGAAACTCAGAATCATTTTCTCCGAAAATGATTCCCGGAGATTGATCCTTCCAAATGGGATGCCAGAGTCTGTCAGTGAGCTAGTTCAGCAGATAAAGGGACAGTGTGGAGTTAATGGGGACTTCAGGCTTCAGTTCATGGATGCAGAATTTGGGAATGAATTCACCAACTTGGAGTCAATGTCGGACATCCAGGACAAAAGTACCATCAAGGTCATCTTTAGCTCAGTTACACCTGTCGAGCCTGGTGAGCCACTGCTCCCTCTTTACTCATCTGCTGCCACTTCCCGCACTCTAGATGACTCCTCATCCCTTTCATCTCCTGGGAACTCATTTGATACAGACATATTGTCTTCTCCTGAATCTACATCCTCAAGAGCCACTGCATGGCCCGATGTCTTCCCCATTCCCCGGTTCTCTTATGATACTCAACTACAGCTGGACAGGGCCAATGCTACTTTCAAAGAATCTGGAGCTTTATTGAATCCTGATCATAAAATTAAGTCTGCCATTCTTGATGGTTTAGCTGAAACAATTGTTCAGTACAAGGTCTACCTCTCTGACAGGGAGTTTGATGAGGTCGCAGAAGCTCTTGTAACAACCCATCCATGTTTGAAAGAGCCTGGTTCAGTCACTGGATATGGCGGATGGAAAACAAGCTTGAAGTATAAACTTGCTAACTACCGAACTAAGCTTAGACGGCTTGGATGCCCTGAAGTTACTGTGAATTCCTTAAAACATAAACCTGATGGCAAATGTACTCCTGCGTATGGCGTGAAGAAGCCaaaaaaagctgaagtgaaTTACTGCCCCACTTATCCAGCTGGTGAAACTGCAGAGACACTAGAAGAAATCAGAGTGGACCTCCTGTCagaagttaagaaaaaaaacaatgaccACAGGGTGGCTGCAATGATGGAGAAGACCTTTGCTCTCAGAAGGCAAGAGGTAGTACGTGAAGCACCGATGATCGCTGAATTCAAAATGAGGTGGCCAGCTCTCTTCCATGTGTGTGAG GTGAGTGCAGAATTCAAGAGGATTACAACCATCCATTTGCAGTCCAAGTTCTTCTCCCAGCTGGATAGTTATTCGGCAAACCTTATGAAGATATATGCCAAGAAGGGTGGAGTACAAGGGCGAAAAATTAAGACCATCATGGCACCTGCAACCCAG ACTGCTGCTGTTGAAGTCAGAAGAGAATGCATCCTCAAAGGTCTTTGCGTGTACCTGAATGAAGATCCAGAGAAGCTGGTGAAGGATTACCTG GACGTTGATAAAAGCATCGCCACTGCCATAGCAGAGACCGTCTTTGGAATCTGTGTGATTCGATCAGAGGGTGCGGAGCCTGGCGATGACCCTCAGGATGTTATGATTGTTCTAGAGGGGGTGGAAGTGATGGGTGAGTTGGGCAATGTAGCTTTTGCAGTGGCAATGTTGCTTGGTCTGGTCTACTCACTAAACCTGAGCTACCCTCCGGAACTCAGGTACACCTTTGAGGTTCTGCAGAAGATTCTTATGGAGTTGGATGCACACAAACTATCCAACAAAGTACAGGTTCTCAAAACTCTTCTTTCTCGTTGA